The genome window aaaaaatgggagaaactccccaaatacaggtgtgccaagcttgtagcgtcatacacaagaagacaggaggctgtaatccctgccaaaggtgtttcaacaaagtactgagtaaagtgtctgaatacttatgtaaatgtgatatttcagtttatttgttatacatttgctaaaattaatttaaaaaacaatgtttgtggtgtcattacggggtattgtgtctagattgatgagggggaaaaaacacgatttaatcaattttagaataaggctgtaacgtaacaaaatttgaaaaaagGGGAATACTTCCCAAATGCATTGTATGTGAAAATGAACATACCAAAATGAAGTGGCCTTGTTTAGAGGtcatgtctagatgggatacaTTTGAGTGTCCACTAAATTACCTAAATGTATGTTTCAAAATCAGAGATGGGCAATATTTCTGTTTCATGTATTTGAAATATGCATTTCAATTACTTCTgagcattcaactaaggtagataaacaacaacatgtaAAAGCAAGTAAAATGATTCTGTTCATGCTGGttacttgcaaatgtatttctgcaTTTTAAAATTCTAAATAtttaaattaaatacatttcaaagtatattgttgtttattttgatacattgctCTTTATGGTATTTAGTCATTTTTGCCCCTTCCTGATCATATCATAGGTGAGCACAAGGCCTAACATTGATGCATCATTCTGCAACAGAACTGAGACGGACAAACTCACCAAGGGAGTACATCTCCAGCTGCTGGCGCAGTCTCACTTTCTGCAGACTGTCGTAGAAGTTGGGTTCGGTCGTAGCTCCAGCGGTAGGCGGCAGAGCGAATATCCTCATGATCTTCCTCTTATTTCTGATGGGGAGAATAGAGAactacagtatgagtcataataccgataaaacctagaggtcaaacaaggaaatggttccaatcgtttttccaccattaattTCCCCCCGTAGGGGATTATAGAAGCACTTAAAATAAagtctgtgttttgtgtaggcttagcctggcgtgatgttttgataactgtgtaaatctctctatATATTTGCATGTATTTACCCCCCcaaaatgaaatgttaattagctgctaatgtggctatcataaagaactacaaatgccatgatgatatGAATGAGcctgccgaatcgaggcaaaggtaagaatctctggattaattatcaaatgttagctaaatttagtaatgaataaattggctacagttctttaaattgacaattctgtgaactgtcttctGCAAGTTTTAGAtttacacaatacctgttagtaaaGGATTTGCAAGGATTTGTAGTCTGCATGATgttaattagcattttcgaattTGAGAGTAGATAGAGCAGGATATATTGACAAAAGGCACCTTATCAGAGAGATTTACATGGCTTATCAAAATGTCACGTGggtgtaagcctacacaaaacacagcccttattgtaAGTGTTTCAAAAATTCCCTATGGGAAAACtgaatggtggaaaaatgattggaaccatttgcctgtttgaccgctagtttttatgggtattatgacacctccaatGTTGGGCTCTATAGGAAGGAGAGATTGAGACCAAACCGTATGCAATTCATGCATTAGCTGAATGGAAGCTTTTTAAAAGCAAAGCTTGTAAATATATGTTACTAGTAAGGCACACATTTAGTTGTTGATGATGCAAATATTTATCAACAATCGGGTATTTGTTGGGAACTACAAAATGCAAAGGAACCTCTTACTTTCTAGCGTACATCAGCAGTCCGAAGCTAACCAGGATGACGAGCAAATAGACATTGGTGGCCTCGTTCCACGCCTCGTGCACGGAGTAATCCAAAGATTCCTCGTTCTCCATCACCCCATGACCGCCCATTGCGATCAAACAATTGTGAGGCAGCTATTTTTCTAGTTTCATAAATGTCTAAAAATACGATTCCATGCAACAAGCATTAGCGAACTGCGACTCCTACGATGTAAACAGAAAGGTGACGTCGTTTCCGGAGTCGTTCACAAACCCGCTGGCGAGGAGTGGGACTGCATTGGGTGGGATGAGTCAAAGAGGCGTGTCTAATGGCAGTGACATAAATACTAGACGATGATTGGATTTTCATCCTCACAAAAGACCTCCCCCGATTACTTTTTTCAAAAGAGGAAGTAAGTGCAGTTTGCTGTTACTTGACATGGCGCCTGGAAGTGTTTGGAGATTAATTCGTCACTGTAACCTTGTAAGTAGTCGACTTGCTCATTGTTCCTTTTTTACATTTGCATCTAGCCACGGCATAAACCACATGCTTTGTCTTTCTAGCTAAAATCACCTGTCTCTGCAATGGAGTTATTTTATTTTGTGTACATGTAGGCGTCCGTTCGGTATGTGGGGTGCGCGTTATGGCAGCAGAAAGCACCTGTTGCCGCGGCGACCAGTAGACAGTTCTCCAGCGATCCTCCCCCGGAGAACATAAGCCGATACCCGATTCCAAACAAGAAAGACCTGCCATTCGACATGGTGGAACTAATGGAAGAGGTGGAGACCAAGGTAGGATGCGGAGTATTTTCGCAGTCTCTGTAACTTCGAATGTTCCTGCTATGAAAACACTACTGTGGGGGGAAATGGATATCTATATACATGGTAATATCAGTGTGTTCTGCTCTTTGATAGGGAGGATTCCTTCCCAATGTCTTCAAGGTCCTGGCACATCGTCCAGCAGAGTTCCGTGCTTTCTTTTCCTATTACAATGAACTGATGAACaaggagacgtgtgtgtgtgtgtgtgtgtgtgtgtgtgtgtgtgtgtgtgtgtgtgtgtgtgtgtgaaagagacttcagaaagtattcacacccaattTTTCACAAAATGGAAAAACTGAAATGTCAATAaggattcaacccctttgttatgccaagcataaataagttcaggagtaaagatttgtttaacaagtcacataagttgcatggactcactttgtttaacatgatttttgattcATCCCTGTACCCCACatgtacaattatctgtaaggtccctaagtcgagcagtgaatttcaaacagtgTGTGTCCGTGTTGATCTGAAATGTTTGTCGCTCTGTCATGTCAGGGGGTCTAACGAAGGCTGACAGGGAGCTGATTGTGGTCGCCACCAGTATCCACAACCAGTGTCTCTACTGCGTCGTGTCCCACAGTGCACTGCACCGCATCTACTCTAAGAAACCCACACTGGCTGACCAGGTACATTCTTATCTCGTTTATTTCTCTCCTGATCTGTTCACTAGTGTGCACTGAAACTGTTTTATGCCAGTATCATCTTACACATTGGAGGTGTGTTTGTCAAGCAGTTGATATCATCTGACTGATCAACCACACCAGTATAAAAGGTGTGAACCTTAACTCGCCCACTGTCACCTCCTTTCTAAATGTGTTTCTATTTGAACTCTTTCTCCCCCTGGCCCTCATCCCCAGGTGATTGTAAACTTTGAGAATGCAGAGCTGTCCCCTCGGGAGCGGGTCATGCTGGACTTTGCTCTGGCTGTGTGTCGCAGCGACACCATCACCAACCAGCACTTTCTGTCCCTGGAGGAAGTGGGCTTTGACCGTGAGGATGCCTGGGACATCGCTGCCATCGCTGCTTTCTTTGCCATGTCCAACCGGCTGGCCCACCTGACCGACATGAGACCCAACGCAGAGTTCTACAACATGGGACGTATGCCCCGGGACAAGACCAAGTGGGAGGGAGAGGGCAAGTAGTGAGGTGACAAGGGATACAGAAAACATCACAGACTTTAAGTTCCTTCCTATTGATTTTTATGGGTGACCTAACCACAGAGAGGTCCCCTGGCCTCGGTTGAGTCTAT of Salvelinus alpinus chromosome 4, SLU_Salpinus.1, whole genome shotgun sequence contains these proteins:
- the LOC139574314 gene encoding small integral membrane protein 19 is translated as MGGHGVMENEESLDYSVHEAWNEATNVYLLVILVSFGLLMYARKNKRKIMRIFALPPTAGATTEPNFYDSLQKVRLRQQLEMYSLARKFDQQQHQGQSESVQLSME
- the LOC139574313 gene encoding uncharacterized protein, whose translation is MAPGSVWRLIRHCNLASVRYVGCALWQQKAPVAAATSRQFSSDPPPENISRYPIPNKKDLPFDMVELMEEVETKGGFLPNVFKVLAHRPAEFRAFFSYYNELMNKETWGLTKADRELIVVATSIHNQCLYCVVSHSALHRIYSKKPTLADQVIVNFENAELSPRERVMLDFALAVCRSDTITNQHFLSLEEVGFDREDAWDIAAIAAFFAMSNRLAHLTDMRPNAEFYNMGRMPRDKTKWEGEGK